The following proteins come from a genomic window of Aphelocoma coerulescens isolate FSJ_1873_10779 chromosome 18, UR_Acoe_1.0, whole genome shotgun sequence:
- the CBX4 gene encoding E3 SUMO-protein ligase CBX4 yields MELPAVGEHVFAVESIEKKRIRKGRVEYLVKWRGWSPKYNTWEPEENILDPRLLIAFQNRERQEQLMGYRKRGPKPKPLVVQLPSFARRSNILTGLQDPAVDTRPKLDLSSSGKSQQHQYELNSKKHHQYQPNGKESSMKHQSHSKGKYYYQLNSKKHHHYQPDPKMYEPHYQPSSKEPQGQACLDNNKTPLVTHPDKWAHGPAKNLLGPVKNLTAESKNGAEKNLSSGTGPPPRDRVTSNGLGGKMKIVKNKNKNGRIVIVMSKYMENGMQAVKIKSGEPPRKRAAEERTPKKGGEEKVEAWRKPGEERVVVSNALSKAEGESRQPPAELEEGPQKTPLAKELPLPPAEQPLQLTTKPDLVPWSLSPVCEHSPSSMGLNLSSAGSRKRCLSEPHVEREPGKKRLTSRSISAPTCLSPPAPERPEPPAQPEVILLDSDLDEPIDLRCVKPRAEGELALAQVKPELPPPPPAEKPAPEPPQPQEATEEEEEEEAESLQEFKPFFGNIIITDVTANCLTVTFKEYVTV; encoded by the exons ATGGAGCTGCCGGCGGTGGGCGAGCACGTCTTCGCGGTGGAGAGCATCGAGAAGAAGCGGATCCGAAAG GGCAGAGTCGAGTACCTGGTGAAATGGAGGGGATGGTCGCCCAA ATATAACACGTGGGAGCCGGAGGAGAACATCCTGGACCCCCGGCTGCTCATCGCCTTCCAGAACAG GGAGCggcaggagcagctgatggGATACCGCAAGCGGGGGCCCAAGCCAAAGCCGCTGGTCGTGCAG CTTCCCTCCTTTGCCCGCCGCTCGAACATCCTCACGGGCCTGCAGGACCCAGCCGTGGACACCAGGCCCAAGCTGGACCTCAGCTCCTCTGGCAAGAGCCAGCAGCACCAGTATGAACTCAACAGCAAGAAGCACCACCAGTACCAGCCCAATGGCAAGGAGAGCAGCATGAAGCACCAGTCCCACAGCAAAGGGAAGTATTACTACCAGCTGAACAGCAAGAAGCACCACCACTACCAGCCAGACCCCAAGATGTACGAGCCCCATTACCAGCCCAGCAGCAAAGAGCCGCAGGGCCAGGCCTGCTTGGACAATAACAAGACCCCCCTGGTCACCCACCCAGACAAGTGGGCTCATGGCCCAGCCAAAAACTTGCTGGGCCCAGTCAAGAACCTCACAGCAGAGAGCAAAAATGGAGCCGAGAAGAACCTGTCCAGTGGTACTGGGCCGCCCCCCCGGGACAGGGTGACCAGCAATGGCCTTGGGGGAAAGATGAAGATTGTGAAGAACAAAAACAAGAATGGGCGCATTGTGATTGTCATGAGCAAGTACATGGAGAACGGCATGCAGGCGGTGAAGATCAAATCTGGAGAGCCTCCCCGTAAGCGGGCTGCGGAGGAGAGGACTCCTAAGAAGGGTGGGGAGGAGAAGGTTGAGGCTTGGAGGAAGCCAGGGGAGGAGAGGGTGGTGGTCAGCAATGCCCTGAGTAAAGCAGAGGGCGAGAGCCGGCAGccccctgcagagctggaggaagGTCCCCAAAAGACTCCCTTGGCCAAGGAGCTGCCGCTTcctccagcagagcagccctTGCAGCTCACTACCAAGCCGGACCTTGTGCCCTGGTCCCTGAGTCCCGTCTGCGAGCACAGCCCTTCCTCCATGGGACTGAACCTGTCCAGCGCCGGCTCGCGGAAGCGCTGCCTGTCGGAGCCGCACGTGGAGCGGGAGCCGGGCAAGAAGCGCCTGACCTCCCGCAGCATCAGTGCCCCCACCTGCCTCAGCCCCCCGGCCCCCGAGCGGCCGGAGCCGCCCGCCCAGCCGGAGGTCATCCTGCTGGACTCGGACCTGGACGAGCCCATAGACTTGCGCTGCGTGAAGCCGCGGGCGGAGGGTGagctggccctggcacaggtgaaGCCGGAGCTGCCGCCACCACCACCGGCTGAGAAACCGGCCCCGGAGcctccacagccccaggaggccacagaggaggaggaagaggaggaggccGAGTCCCTGCAGGAATTCAAGCCCTTCTTTGGGAATATAATTATCACAGATGTGACCGCAAACTGCCTGACTGTGACCTTCAAGGAGTACGTGACGGTGTGA